Genomic segment of Paenibacillaceae bacterium GAS479:
AGCATTGGGGACAGCTCCATCTCCTATCCCTTTGCCTGGCTTTACCGATGTCCGCTCCTATGTAAACGGCTGGCTGAATGAATCCGCTCATGAAATATTGGAAAGAGCGGCCAAATCAAGCAAAATTCCGCTGGACCCGACCCATCGGCAAATGGTTATCGAGGACGTCAGGCGCCAGCTTCCTGAACGGATACACTTTTACATGAACGAAGAGCTGGGTAATCACAGACCATCTGGAACAAACCCGGATAACGCCATGCTGAGCGACGCGCAGCTGCGTCGGACGGCAGAGCGGACGCTTCGCGACGCGGAATCCGCGCTCAAAAGTTATGTCCAGCAACTTGCTCGCAACGCGCCTGAAGGAAGAAGGAGATGAACAAAATGGCAATGAATGTTCATATTACGAATCATTTGCTATCCGTTGGCTGCCTTGAGCTGACAGGCGTCGCTGCGGCTTCCATGCTGCAGATCGGCGATACCGATTCCATTAATCTGTATTCCATTTTTGATACACCACCCGAGGCCATCATTATCGGGCCCTTTGCACCGTTGCCTGCTCCGGGCGCAGGAGAGACAGAGGCTGGCATTATCCAAGGCGCTGGCGGACAATCCATTGTACCCATTCAAAACACTACCGGTACTGTTCAACCAGAAGCAACACCGGGAAGACCAGCATCTATAAATAGGAACGGCTCCATAATTCCTGCTTCCGCCGTTAACCTTACCTTATGATCGACTCCGACAATTCCATCCGCACCTCATACATCGGTTCCGTCGAAATGATCACTGTTGGGCTATCCTCCGTCATTCATTTCGGAGATACCGGCACTATTAACGCCAAATCGACAGGCATTGCCGTGCAGCGTCAACTCGATCACCGCGTCGGAGGTGAGGTAGATTTCAGCGGTTACTCGCTATTTAACGCGCCACTCAATCCTCTGCCGGAAGAGAGCCTGGACGAGGCAGATGTGCGTACAATCCGATCCAATCCGGTTCCAGCTATTCAGCTCGGTTCGCTTTATGTCATCACCTATAGCTCCTCCTCCATTCTGCTTGGAGGCAGTGCCGTTGAAGTCAATCTAGAGTCACGCCTGAAGCATTTTCGGCAATATGCTTATTCGCTTGAATCAACTCCGACTCCGAATACAGAAGCAAGCGAGATCATCCAGAACGCTGACACCAGCGGTTCGAAACTTACCGCAGATAACGATTGATCTAACAATGCCATTCAAGTCCGCCGCATGAACCGGGACAAATGCCAGGGTCCGTAAACTCGCCTCCCGCATACATTGTGATTGTGAAGTCCGCCAATTAGCATAGCATGGCAGGGTCAATCGGACTTCATAACATCCAAGTATGGGAGGCATTCACGATGGGTTATGGGGTCGAAGGCGCAGGCGTCGGGTACGGACCAGGCTGGGGGGCTGGCTGTGGACAGAACTGGGGCGGTTGCGGAAACGGCTGCGGGAATTATGGCTCGGCCATAGGCATGATCTTGGTTCTGTTTATTCTGCTCGTCATTATTACTCGCGCTTTTTTCATCTAGTTGACATTCGTACTACTCGAATAGAAGCATGATGGGCTCCGCAGCTTGACCTGGCAGTAGAGTGCCTGGGATAGACTAACTGCGTTGGGAAGCCGGGCAGGGTTTTATTCCTTGTCGGCAATATGTTAAAAGGACGTTCCTAAAGCAGCTTGCTGCTTTAGGAACGTCCTTTATTGAAAGTTCATTATCCACTCTTCTCACCATTCATCCTCCGTGTCCTTCCTCATCGCACTCCAGAGCATCGTTCAGCATCACCATATGGATATGATCTTCCCATTTGCCGTTGATTTTGAGATACCGCTTGGCCAGTCCCTCCTCCTGAAAGCCCAGCTTGCGAATAACCGACAAGGAAGCGGCATTGCGGGGAATAATATTCGCTTCAATCCGATGAAGCCCCAGATTGTCGAAACCATGCTTCACGATCGCCTGCACTGCTTCAGGCATATAGCCCTTTCCAAGCAATCCTTTGTCCAAACGATAACCTAAATTACAGCTTAAAAATACACCTCGTACGATGTTGCCCAACGCAACGGAGCCGATAACGGTGTCTGGGTCCGCTTGCAAAGAAATCCAAAACTTGACGAGCCCGCCA
This window contains:
- a CDS encoding ribosomal-protein-alanine N-acetyltransferase, with the protein product MKRILKTDRLLLSVASPEDSAVITSYVIRNKEFLAPWEPKREEAFFTEESQRALLEADEQMIESGGLVKFWISLQADPDTVIGSVALGNIVRGVFLSCNLGYRLDKGLLGKGYMPEAVQAIVKHGFDNLGLHRIEANIIPRNAASLSVIRKLGFQEEGLAKRYLKINGKWEDHIHMVMLNDALECDEEGHGG
- a CDS encoding spore germination protein PE; translation: MIDSDNSIRTSYIGSVEMITVGLSSVIHFGDTGTINAKSTGIAVQRQLDHRVGGEVDFSGYSLFNAPLNPLPEESLDEADVRTIRSNPVPAIQLGSLYVITYSSSSILLGGSAVEVNLESRLKHFRQYAYSLESTPTPNTEASEIIQNADTSGSKLTADND
- a CDS encoding conserved hypothetical tiny transmembrane protein, with translation MGYGVEGAGVGYGPGWGAGCGQNWGGCGNGCGNYGSAIGMILVLFILLVIITRAFFI